GGAGATCGGCGATTTCTGCGAGGAGAACCGCAACGACGAGAAGATGACCTTCTTCACCAAGAACCTGAAGAAGGGCTTGAACGACGTGCAGGCGGCGACCATGTGGTTCATGCAGCATGCAATGGCAAAGCCCGACAATGCCGGCGCCGGATCGACGGATTACATGCATCTCTTCGGCCTCGTCGTTCTCGGCTATATGTGGGCGAAGATGGCGAAAGCCGCAGAAGATGGTCTTGCGGGCGGCGATACGCCGCGCGAAAGCTATCTCAGGAACAAGCTTGTGACCGCCCGCTTCTTCATGGAGCGCATCATGCCGGAAACCGCACTGCGCAGGGCCCGCATCGAGACAGGCGCCGAGACGATGATGACCTTGCCCGCCGAGGCGTTTTGATTGAGTTGCCTTTCTCCCTGCCGGGAGAAGGGAGCCCGAAGGGCCGACGAGGGGCGCGCTGCAGGCGTGGCTTTCTTCTGGCTCCGGCCTTGCCGGAGACCTCGTCGCCCTGTTTTGTTCGGCATTTCTCCCCGCTGGGGGAAGGCAGACACGGAATTCAACGGCCACATGGCCGATAGGGAGATGAGACAATGACCGAGGTTTTCATTTACGATCACGTCCGCACGCCGCGCGGCCGCGGCAAGAAGGATGGTTCGCTGCACGAAGTGCCCTCCGTCCGCCTCGCCGCCAAGACGCTCGAGGCGATCCGCGACCGCAACGGGCTCGATACGAAGACGGTCGACGACATCATCATGGGCTGCGTCGATCCGGTGATGGATGCCGGCGCCGTCATTCCCAAGGCCGCAGCCTTCGAGGCAGGCTATTCGACGCGCACCCCGGGCATCCAGATCTCCCGCTTCTGTGCCTCCGGCCTCGATGCGGTAAACCTTGCGGCCGGCAAGATTTCGCAAGGGGCCGATGACATCGTGATTTCGGGCGGCGTCGAAAGCATGTCGCGCGTCGGCCTCGGCATGTCCGGTGGCGCCTGGTTCATGGACCCGTCGGTCAACTTCCCCGCCTATTTCATGCCGCAGGGCGTCTCGGCCGATCTCATCGCCACCAAATACGGCTTCTCGCGCGACGACGTCGACGCCTATGCCGTCGAAAGCCAAAAGCGAGCCGCCAATGCCTGGGAAAAGGGCTACTTCAAGAACTCCGTCATTCCGGTGAAGGACCAGAACGGCCTGACGATCCTTGCCCATGACGAGCACATGCGCCCCGGCACCGACATGCAGGCGCTGGCCTCACTCAACCCGTCCTTCCAGATGCCCGGCGAAATGGGCGGCTTCGAAGCTGTCGGGATCCAGGCCCATCCGGAGGTCGAGCGCATCAACTACGTCCATCACGCCGGCAATTCCTCGGGCATCGTCGATGGCGCCGCTGCCGTGCTTCTGGGCTCCAGGGCCGGCGGTGAATCGATGGGCCTCAAACCGCGGGGCCGCATCAGGGCCTTCGCCAATATCGGCTCCGACCCGGCGCTGATGCTGACCGGCCCCGTCGACGTCACGCAAAAGCTGCTGAAGCGCACCGGCATGCAGCTTTCCGACATCGATCTCTTCGAACTCAACGAAGCCTTCGCCGCCGTCGTGCTTCGCTACATGCAGGCTTTCGACATCTCGCACGACCGGATCAACGTCAACGGCGGCGCCATCGCCATGGGCCACCCTCTCGGCGCCACCGGCGCGATGATCCTCGGCACCGCTTTGGACGAGCTCGAACGCCGCGATCTCAATACCGCGCTCGTCACACTTTGCATCGGCGCCGGCATGGGAACGGCGACGGTGATCGAGAGAGTGTAGTCGCCGAAGGGCTTCGGGGCTGCCCGCTCGCTTACGTCCGTCGCCCTCGGGCTTGACCCGAGGATCCATCGCCTGAGGGCTGGACGGTCGGTCAATTCCGACTGTGACGGAGGAGAAGGACCCCCAAAAGGTCGCACTGCTTAAAGAGATTGCAAGGGAGAGGAGTCCCGCCATGAACACCTACAAGAACTTCACCGTCAGAACCGACGCCGACGGCATTGCGCTCGTCACCTGGGATATGCCCGGCAAGTCCATGAACGTCTTCACCGAAGAGGTGATGGACGAGCTGAACGCCATCGTCGACGCCACGGTTGCCGATACCGCCGTCAAGGGCGTCGTCATCACCTCCGGCAAGTCCACCTTCTCCGGGGGGGCGGACCTGTCGATGATCAAGTCGATGTTCACCCTCTACCAACAGGAGAAGGCAGCAAACCCGGAAAGTGCCGCACAAAGACTCTTCGATCTCGTCGGCCGCATGACCGGCCTCTTCCGCAAGCTCGAAACCTGCGGCAAGCCCTGGGTCTCGGCGATCAACGGCACCTGCATGGGCGGCGCCTTCGAAATGTCGCTTGCCTGCCATGGCCGCGTCGTCTCCAATGCCAAGTCGGTGAAGATTGCGCTGCCCGAGGTCAAGGTCGGCATCTTCCCGGGGGCCGGCGGCACGCAGCGTGTCGCGCGCCTGGCCGATGCCCAATCCGCCCTGCAGATGATGACGACCGGCCAGTCGCTGTCTGCCACCCGCGCCAAGGCGATGAATCTCGTGCATCAGGTGGTCGAGCCGGACCAGCTCATCCCGGCTGCCAAGCAGATGATCAAAGACGGCCTGAAGCCCGTCGCTCCCTGGGATGAAAAAGGCTTCAAGGCTCCCGGCGGCGGCATCTGGACCCCTGCTTCCGCACAACTCTGGCCGGCTGCTCCCGCGATCCTGCGCCGCGAAACCGCCGGCAATTATCCGGGCGCGCTTGCAATTCTCAAATGCGTTTATGAAGGGCTGCAGGTGCCGTTTGACACGGCACTGAAGATCGAGCAGCGCTATTTTACGCAGGTGCTGCAAACCACCGAAGCCTTCTCGATGATCCGCTCGCTCTTCATCTCCATGCAGGAGCTCGCAAAGGGGGCTCGCCGCCCGGCAGGCGTGCCCAAGGCCGAGCTGAAGAAAGTCGGCGTCGTCGGCGCCGGCTTCATGGGCGCCTCGATCGCCTATGTCACGGCGGCCGCCGGCATCGACGTCATCCTGATCGATCGCGATATCGACGCGGCCAACAAGGGCAAGGCAACCGGCGAAGGCCTGGTGAAGGACTCCATTGGTAAGGGACGACTTACGCAGGACGAGGGTTCCGCCATCCTCTCCCGCATCACCCCGTCTGCCGATTACGCCGATTTGAAGGGCGCTGATCTCGTCATCGAAGCGGTCTTCGAAGATCGCGAGGTCAAGAAAGACGTCATCGAAGCCGTCGAGGAAGTGCTCTCCGATGGGGCGATCTTCGCCTCCAACACCTCGACCCTGCCGATTACCGGCCTGGCGAAAAATTCCAAACGAGCGGAAAATTTCATCGGCGTCCACTTCTTCTCGCCGGTCGAAAAGATGATGCTGACCGAAGTCATCCTCGGCAAGGAAACAGGCGACAAGGCGCTCGCCGTGGCGCTCGATTATGTCGCCGCCATCAAGAAGACGCCGATCGTCGTCAACGATACCCGCGGCTTCTTCGTCAATCGCTGCGTGCTGCGCTACATGGCCGAAAGCTATGACATGCTCATCGAAGGCGTGCCGCCGGCGATGATCGAAAACGCCGCCAAGATGGCCGGCATGCCGGTCGGCCCCCTGGCGTTGAATGACGAGGTCGCAATCGACCTGTCGCTGAAGATCCTCAAGGCGACAGTCGCAGACATGGGCGAAAAGGCGATCGACCCCCGCCACATGGAGCTCGTCTCCCGCATGGTGGAAAAGGAAGGCCGCCTCGGCCGCAAGAACTCCAAGGGCTTCTACGACTATCCTCCGAAGCCCGCCAAGAAGTCGCTTTGGCCCGAACTCAAATCCTTCTACCCGCAGAAGAAGGCAGAGGACGTGGACGTCAACACCCTCAAGCAGCGCTTCCTGGTCACGATCGCGCTCGAAGCCGCCCGCACGGTCGAAGAAGGCATCGTCACCGACCCCCGCGAAGCCGACGTCGGCTCGATCCTCGGCTTCGGCTTCGCGCCCTATACCGGCGGCGCTCTCAGCTACATCGACGGCATGGGCGCAAAGAAGTTCGTCGAATTGTGCGAAACGTTAGCCTCCACTTACGGCGTTCATTTCAGGCCGACGTCGCTGCTGAAGGATATGGCTGCCAAGGGCGAGACGTTTTA
Above is a window of Rhizobium etli 8C-3 DNA encoding:
- a CDS encoding acetyl-CoA C-acetyltransferase: MTEVFIYDHVRTPRGRGKKDGSLHEVPSVRLAAKTLEAIRDRNGLDTKTVDDIIMGCVDPVMDAGAVIPKAAAFEAGYSTRTPGIQISRFCASGLDAVNLAAGKISQGADDIVISGGVESMSRVGLGMSGGAWFMDPSVNFPAYFMPQGVSADLIATKYGFSRDDVDAYAVESQKRAANAWEKGYFKNSVIPVKDQNGLTILAHDEHMRPGTDMQALASLNPSFQMPGEMGGFEAVGIQAHPEVERINYVHHAGNSSGIVDGAAAVLLGSRAGGESMGLKPRGRIRAFANIGSDPALMLTGPVDVTQKLLKRTGMQLSDIDLFELNEAFAAVVLRYMQAFDISHDRINVNGGAIAMGHPLGATGAMILGTALDELERRDLNTALVTLCIGAGMGTATVIERV
- a CDS encoding 3-hydroxyacyl-CoA dehydrogenase NAD-binding domain-containing protein, whose amino-acid sequence is MNTYKNFTVRTDADGIALVTWDMPGKSMNVFTEEVMDELNAIVDATVADTAVKGVVITSGKSTFSGGADLSMIKSMFTLYQQEKAANPESAAQRLFDLVGRMTGLFRKLETCGKPWVSAINGTCMGGAFEMSLACHGRVVSNAKSVKIALPEVKVGIFPGAGGTQRVARLADAQSALQMMTTGQSLSATRAKAMNLVHQVVEPDQLIPAAKQMIKDGLKPVAPWDEKGFKAPGGGIWTPASAQLWPAAPAILRRETAGNYPGALAILKCVYEGLQVPFDTALKIEQRYFTQVLQTTEAFSMIRSLFISMQELAKGARRPAGVPKAELKKVGVVGAGFMGASIAYVTAAAGIDVILIDRDIDAANKGKATGEGLVKDSIGKGRLTQDEGSAILSRITPSADYADLKGADLVIEAVFEDREVKKDVIEAVEEVLSDGAIFASNTSTLPITGLAKNSKRAENFIGVHFFSPVEKMMLTEVILGKETGDKALAVALDYVAAIKKTPIVVNDTRGFFVNRCVLRYMAESYDMLIEGVPPAMIENAAKMAGMPVGPLALNDEVAIDLSLKILKATVADMGEKAIDPRHMELVSRMVEKEGRLGRKNSKGFYDYPPKPAKKSLWPELKSFYPQKKAEDVDVNTLKQRFLVTIALEAARTVEEGIVTDPREADVGSILGFGFAPYTGGALSYIDGMGAKKFVELCETLASTYGVHFRPTSLLKDMAAKGETFYGRFDPYAKERAA